The proteins below come from a single Sinorhizobium fredii genomic window:
- a CDS encoding GNAT family N-acetyltransferase, producing the protein MSPQIKTNARDDAFAVRRTVFIEEQGYENEFDGIDDHPSCVHVTLYIHGELAGCSRLFPELVQRALAPESPQSPPCTFDEGVTAGETYLLGRVAVMPAFRRRGLASVIIAASDEAAREAGAKLVKLHAQEYAHDLYAKQGYTQISDVDYEDEGQPHLWMAKRL; encoded by the coding sequence ATGTCTCCGCAGATCAAGACCAACGCGCGTGACGACGCCTTTGCGGTGCGGCGCACTGTCTTCATAGAAGAGCAGGGCTATGAGAATGAGTTCGACGGCATCGACGACCACCCTTCCTGCGTGCACGTGACGCTTTATATCCATGGCGAGCTGGCCGGGTGCTCACGCCTGTTTCCCGAGCTAGTTCAGCGCGCACTCGCGCCCGAGAGCCCTCAGTCGCCCCCATGCACGTTCGATGAGGGCGTGACGGCAGGGGAGACGTACCTGCTGGGCCGCGTAGCCGTGATGCCGGCGTTTCGCCGCCGGGGTTTGGCGAGTGTGATCATTGCCGCGAGCGACGAGGCCGCGCGCGAGGCCGGCGCTAAACTGGTGAAGTTGCATGCCCAGGAATACGCGCACGATCTATACGCCAAGCAGGGCTATACGCAGATCAGCGATGTCGATTACGAGGACGAGGGCCAGCCGCACCTTTGGATGGCCAAGCGGCTGTGA
- the aac(6') gene encoding aminoglycoside 6'-N-acetyltransferase: METIIEIGTIKDIESWAELRVALWPHHSLEDHRAELSRAFLSESGEAVAFIARNAENEAVGFAEATLRHDYVNGCSSSPVLFLEGIYVRPVDRRKGIARLLCNAVADWGKPFGCVEFGSDALLENSASHALHAALGFEETERVVFFRKPL, translated from the coding sequence ATGGAAACGATTATCGAGATTGGGACCATAAAAGATATCGAGTCGTGGGCGGAGCTTCGCGTTGCGCTGTGGCCGCATCACTCGCTCGAAGATCATCGAGCTGAGTTGAGCCGGGCGTTTCTTTCAGAAAGTGGAGAAGCCGTCGCGTTCATCGCTCGAAATGCTGAGAATGAAGCTGTCGGGTTTGCCGAGGCCACTTTGCGACATGATTATGTGAATGGATGCAGCAGCTCGCCCGTTCTATTCCTCGAAGGAATTTATGTTCGGCCCGTTGACAGGCGAAAGGGTATCGCACGATTGCTTTGCAATGCCGTTGCCGATTGGGGAAAGCCGTTTGGGTGTGTCGAGTTTGGCTCTGACGCGCTGCTTGAGAATTCAGCCAGCCATGCGCTCCATGCCGCTTTAGGATTTGAGGAGACAGAGCGCGTCGTGTTCTTCCGAAAGCCACTTTAG